The following are encoded in a window of Miltoncostaea marina genomic DNA:
- the mce gene encoding methylmalonyl-CoA epimerase, translated as MTGPLALGPIHHVGYVVADLDAALAALRATLPLEVTVRETMEEQGVEALMCSGGGGAIELIRPLDPEGAIARFMAKRGEGFHHVAFEVPDVDAALAELRGRGAELIDERGRRGLGGHVVGFVHPRSTLGVLTELIGAGHGDVH; from the coding sequence GTGACCGGGCCGCTCGCCCTGGGACCGATCCACCACGTGGGCTACGTGGTGGCCGACCTCGACGCCGCCCTGGCCGCGCTGCGCGCCACCCTGCCGCTGGAGGTCACGGTGCGCGAGACGATGGAGGAGCAGGGGGTCGAGGCGCTCATGTGCTCCGGCGGGGGCGGGGCGATCGAGCTCATCCGCCCGCTCGACCCCGAGGGGGCCATCGCCCGCTTCATGGCCAAGCGGGGCGAGGGCTTCCACCACGTGGCGTTCGAGGTGCCGGACGTCGACGCCGCGCTGGCCGAGCTGCGCGGCCGCGGGGCGGAGCTGATCGACGAGCGGGGGCGCCGGGGGCTGGGCGGCCACGTCGTGGGCTTCGTGCACCCGCGCTCCACCCTCGGGGTGCTGACCGAGCTGATCGGCGCCGGGCACGGGGACGTCCACTAG
- a CDS encoding quinolinate phosphoribosyl transferase, producing the protein MRAGYYSDAYFTFTREVLEWDDHRPRVVMQVFQRERSVLGGVDEALAILRLCSGRRLADGGWEPGWDELEVCALHDGDEIEPWETVMTITGDYSLFAHLETLYLGVLARRTLISRNVRDVVAAAGGKPILYFPARFDHWHVQTGDGWAAHIAGAIGVSTDAQASWWGGKGMGTVPHGLIAAYGGDTVAAAERFADRFAHELAITVLVDFENDSVRTALEVADALGPRLWGVRLDTSSTMVDRSLWQEMGRFKPTGVVPELVWKVRRALDDAGHGAVRIVASGGFDARRIREFEEGGVPVDAYGVGTSLLRGSNDYTADVVRVNGVPCAKVGREERPNPRLSPVR; encoded by the coding sequence ATGCGGGCGGGCTACTACAGCGACGCCTACTTCACCTTCACCCGCGAGGTGCTGGAGTGGGACGACCACCGCCCCCGGGTGGTGATGCAGGTCTTCCAGCGCGAGCGGTCGGTGCTCGGCGGCGTCGACGAGGCCCTCGCCATCCTCCGCCTCTGCTCGGGGCGGCGGCTCGCGGACGGCGGCTGGGAGCCCGGCTGGGACGAGCTCGAGGTGTGCGCCCTCCACGACGGCGACGAGATCGAGCCGTGGGAGACGGTGATGACGATCACGGGCGACTACAGCCTGTTCGCCCACCTCGAGACGCTCTACCTCGGCGTGCTGGCGCGGCGCACGCTGATCAGCCGCAACGTGCGCGACGTCGTCGCGGCCGCCGGCGGCAAGCCGATCCTCTACTTCCCGGCCCGCTTCGACCACTGGCACGTGCAGACCGGCGACGGCTGGGCCGCCCACATCGCGGGCGCGATCGGCGTGTCGACCGACGCCCAGGCGTCGTGGTGGGGCGGCAAGGGCATGGGCACCGTCCCCCACGGGCTGATCGCGGCCTACGGCGGCGACACCGTGGCGGCGGCGGAGCGCTTCGCCGACCGCTTCGCCCACGAGCTGGCCATCACCGTGCTCGTCGACTTCGAGAACGACTCCGTGCGCACGGCGCTCGAGGTGGCCGACGCGCTGGGCCCGCGCCTGTGGGGCGTGCGCCTGGACACCTCCAGCACCATGGTCGACCGCTCGCTGTGGCAGGAGATGGGCCGCTTCAAGCCGACCGGCGTGGTGCCCGAGCTGGTCTGGAAGGTCCGGCGGGCGCTCGACGACGCCGGCCACGGCGCCGTGCGCATCGTCGCCTCGGGCGGCTTCGACGCGCGCCGCATCCGCGAGTTCGAGGAGGGCGGCGTCCCGGTCGACGCGTACGGCGTCGGCACCTCGCTGCTGCGCGGGTCCAACGACTACACCGCCGACGTCGTGCGGGTGAACGGCGTGCCGTGCGCGAAGGTCGGCCGCGAGGAGCGGCCCAACCCCCGGCTGTCCCCCGTCCGGTGA
- a CDS encoding DUF1775 domain-containing protein translates to MRRALALAAVALAAAATPAAAHVEVLPGEVARGEAVEFTVRVPVERSVDTTQVRLEFPDQVTVFSFAEPPPGWTARPVRGDDGRFSAVVWSGGRIGPDRYADFRLLGTPVETGTAVWPARQTYADGRTKPWTGPPEADGAPAAETGPTAPGPAAAVQIVEPGEEAAPATGGGVDADEDSGAAIWLGVIAIGISALALLALGYLWSTRPARLPGDEEPR, encoded by the coding sequence ATGAGGCGCGCCCTGGCCCTGGCCGCCGTGGCCCTCGCGGCCGCCGCGACGCCCGCCGCCGCCCACGTCGAGGTGCTGCCCGGGGAGGTGGCGCGCGGCGAGGCGGTCGAGTTCACGGTGCGCGTGCCCGTGGAGCGGTCGGTCGACACCACGCAGGTGCGGCTCGAGTTCCCCGACCAGGTGACGGTGTTCAGCTTCGCCGAGCCGCCGCCGGGGTGGACCGCGCGCCCCGTGCGCGGCGACGACGGGCGCTTCAGCGCCGTGGTGTGGAGCGGCGGGCGCATCGGCCCCGACCGCTACGCCGACTTCCGCCTGCTCGGCACGCCCGTGGAGACCGGGACCGCCGTCTGGCCGGCGCGCCAGACCTACGCCGACGGCCGGACCAAGCCCTGGACCGGGCCGCCCGAGGCCGACGGCGCCCCGGCGGCCGAGACCGGGCCGACCGCCCCCGGCCCGGCGGCCGCCGTGCAGATCGTCGAGCCGGGCGAGGAGGCCGCCCCGGCCACCGGCGGCGGGGTGGACGCCGACGAGGACTCCGGCGCCGCCATCTGGCTCGGCGTCATCGCGATCGGCATCTCGGCCCTCGCGCTGCTCGCGCTCGGCTACCTGTGGTCGACCCGCCCGGCGCGCCTGCCCGGCGACGAGGAGCCGCGGTGA
- a CDS encoding SRPBCC family protein, whose translation MGVVVTVVAPAAADEVWARWTGFGEWASWNPHCVSAALDGPLAPGSALELRLRHPRGREFWTRPVLTEVEDGRAIAWEARGPGLRARTRTALTPEPDGTRVTIEADARGRLAFTYRMTVTDRVQALMYVGMLDALTDTVRA comes from the coding sequence GTGGGGGTCGTCGTGACGGTGGTCGCCCCGGCGGCGGCCGACGAGGTGTGGGCCCGCTGGACGGGGTTCGGCGAGTGGGCCTCGTGGAACCCGCACTGCGTGTCGGCCGCGCTCGACGGGCCGCTCGCGCCGGGCAGCGCCCTGGAGCTGCGGCTACGCCACCCCCGCGGGCGCGAGTTCTGGACCCGCCCGGTGCTGACCGAGGTCGAGGACGGGCGGGCCATCGCGTGGGAGGCGCGCGGACCCGGCCTGCGGGCGCGCACGCGCACGGCGCTCACCCCGGAGCCGGACGGGACGCGGGTGACGATCGAGGCCGACGCGCGGGGACGGCTCGCCTTCACCTATCGGATGACCGTGACCGACCGGGTCCAGGCACTAATGTACGTCGGAATGCTGGACGCGCTGACGGACACGGTGCGCGCATGA
- a CDS encoding DUF1385 domain-containing protein, which yields MSEPPRANRLGGMALANGLLVHGPKHWAAAVRDADGRVVVASGRKRLLRAGRLTDLPVARGLVRLGEAFAVLPAVRRGLPQARFAMEDRGSMGVALGATVVAAVARRRLRSILAQEAVGAVAGLAPALVTLRGSRAAVWHAVEHKSIAAYEAGGVDEIVNAEGHAKEHDRCGSNLILPLLVATTLGNTVARRLGRRAIGARAAIAGVSIGAAVEVFSFSARRPAHPVSRLVHGVGHAVQSGFVTREPGPGDMLVGRAAMEALLRAESASS from the coding sequence ATGTCCGAGCCCCCACGCGCCAACCGACTCGGCGGCATGGCCCTCGCCAACGGCCTGCTCGTGCACGGGCCGAAGCACTGGGCCGCCGCCGTGCGCGACGCCGACGGCCGCGTGGTCGTCGCGTCCGGCCGCAAGCGCCTGCTGCGCGCCGGCCGCCTGACCGACCTGCCCGTCGCCCGCGGCCTGGTGCGGCTGGGCGAGGCCTTCGCCGTCCTGCCCGCGGTCCGGCGCGGCCTGCCCCAGGCCCGCTTCGCGATGGAGGACCGCGGCAGCATGGGCGTGGCGCTGGGCGCAACGGTCGTCGCGGCGGTGGCGCGCCGCCGGCTGCGCTCGATCCTGGCCCAGGAGGCGGTCGGCGCGGTCGCGGGGCTGGCGCCGGCGCTCGTCACGCTGCGCGGCTCGCGGGCGGCGGTCTGGCACGCGGTCGAGCACAAGAGCATCGCGGCCTACGAGGCGGGCGGCGTCGATGAGATCGTCAACGCCGAGGGCCACGCGAAGGAGCACGACCGCTGCGGCAGCAACCTCATCCTGCCGCTGCTGGTGGCGACGACGCTCGGCAACACCGTCGCGCGGCGGCTCGGCCGCCGGGCGATCGGCGCGCGCGCGGCGATCGCCGGCGTCAGCATCGGCGCGGCCGTCGAGGTGTTCTCGTTCTCGGCGCGGCGGCCGGCGCACCCGGTCTCCCGCCTCGTGCACGGCGTGGGCCACGCGGTGCAGTCGGGCTTCGTCACCCGCGAGCCGGGCCCCGGCGACATGCTGGTCGGGCGGGCGGCGATGGAGGCGCTGCTGCGGGCCGAGTCGGCCTCGTCCTGA
- a CDS encoding FAD-dependent thymidylate synthase encodes MTNVDLDARERERLAPFVTDTTGPVFALTGLPEVVKGALFARYSRSPKSLRRLLLDEFMPGDGGPAAPAAEVGSERAEALYGRVLAEYGDDSVAQLGAAHLAVEGASNLLTKVLQWGRLASYLEQSTRYIAFTDRPGGRYRYHRPPAVLAHPELGPAYTAALDAAFEGYAALLPRLVEHVAAGVPDDPGTPPAARERAVRAKALDLLRGLLPAATTANVGIFASGQAYEAMIVRMAAHPLPEARDCAAAMLRELRKVIPAFLTRVDRPDRGVAHGEYLAGVDRAAAELADRLLGDPAHAPAGASVRLVDFDPDGEARVLAHALWPAGGRPLADVRSRVLALDPPARAAALAEWAGERGDRRQRPGRALEATTYTFDVVCDYGAYRDLQRHRMLTLQAQPLTPRLGYDVPDEVAAAGGAGAYAAVQARCTELHDALTGPFPHEAAYAVTLAHRIRFTMTMNAREAMHLVELRSQPQGHESYRAVAREMHRQIAEVAGHRAIAAMMTFVDASDPAAGRLAAERRLEARRARP; translated from the coding sequence TTGACCAACGTCGACCTGGACGCACGAGAGCGCGAACGGCTCGCCCCGTTCGTGACCGACACGACCGGCCCGGTGTTCGCGCTGACCGGGCTCCCCGAGGTCGTGAAGGGCGCCCTGTTCGCCCGCTACTCGCGCAGCCCCAAGTCGCTGCGGCGGCTGCTGCTGGACGAGTTCATGCCCGGCGACGGCGGCCCCGCGGCGCCCGCGGCGGAGGTCGGCTCGGAGCGCGCCGAGGCGCTCTACGGGCGGGTGCTCGCCGAGTACGGCGACGACTCCGTGGCCCAGCTCGGCGCCGCCCACCTCGCCGTGGAGGGCGCGTCCAACCTGCTCACCAAGGTGCTCCAGTGGGGCCGGCTCGCGAGCTACCTCGAGCAGTCGACGCGGTACATCGCGTTCACCGACCGGCCGGGCGGCCGCTACCGCTACCACCGCCCGCCCGCCGTGCTGGCCCACCCGGAGCTCGGGCCGGCGTACACCGCCGCGCTCGACGCGGCCTTCGAGGGCTACGCCGCGCTGCTGCCGCGCCTGGTGGAGCACGTCGCCGCCGGCGTGCCCGACGACCCCGGCACGCCGCCCGCGGCGCGCGAGCGCGCGGTGCGGGCCAAGGCGCTCGACCTGCTGCGCGGCCTGCTGCCCGCCGCCACGACCGCGAACGTCGGCATCTTCGCCTCGGGCCAGGCCTACGAGGCCATGATCGTGCGCATGGCGGCGCACCCGCTGCCCGAGGCGCGCGACTGCGCCGCCGCCATGCTGCGCGAGCTGCGCAAGGTGATCCCGGCCTTCCTCACCCGCGTCGACCGGCCGGACCGCGGGGTGGCCCACGGGGAGTACCTGGCCGGCGTGGACCGCGCGGCCGCCGAGCTCGCCGACCGCCTGCTGGGCGACCCGGCCCACGCCCCGGCCGGCGCCTCCGTGCGGCTGGTCGACTTCGATCCCGACGGCGAGGCGCGCGTGCTGGCCCACGCCCTCTGGCCGGCCGGCGGGCGCCCGCTGGCCGACGTGCGCAGCCGCGTCCTGGCGCTCGACCCGCCGGCGCGCGCCGCCGCGCTCGCCGAGTGGGCCGGCGAGCGCGGCGACCGCCGTCAGCGCCCGGGGCGGGCGCTGGAGGCGACCACCTACACCTTCGACGTCGTCTGCGACTACGGCGCGTACCGGGACCTGCAGCGCCACCGCATGCTCACCCTGCAGGCGCAGCCCCTCACGCCGCGGCTGGGCTACGACGTGCCCGACGAGGTCGCCGCCGCCGGCGGGGCCGGCGCCTACGCCGCGGTGCAGGCGCGCTGCACGGAGCTGCACGACGCGCTGACCGGCCCGTTCCCACACGAGGCCGCCTACGCCGTCACCCTCGCCCACCGCATCCGATTCACGATGACGATGAACGCGCGGGAGGCCATGCACCTCGTCGAGCTGCGCAGCCAGCCGCAGGGCCACGAGTCGTACCGCGCGGTGGCGCGCGAGATGCACCGGCAGATCGCGGAGGTCGCCGGCCACCGCGCGATCGCCGCGATGATGACCTTCGTCGACGCCAGCGACCCGGCCGCCGGGCGGCTCGCCGCAGAGCGGCGCCTCGAGGCGCGCCGGGCCCGGCCGTGA
- a CDS encoding S8 family serine peptidase yields MLRRPIVALSAACALGAAALGGAGAGERPAAPAPSAEPAPPPAVCRTPPAGAWPAVGDAGAVPDLTPYQDHLGALGAGGAARGAGVRIADVEYEWRERHVELAGRGLAAGPLTGLPPEYRSADHGTAVLGILGGEDDGAGISGIAPDAELVPVAPHSAAGGYRPAEAIRDAAARLAPGDVLLVELQGMVAQGPADPGVPRYTPIEFLPGVRAAIREAVDAGITVVEPAGNGDGDIGALAPWLAGPDAPDHSGAIVVGAGGGAQDDSPAADRQRIEGSNFGARVDLQGHGAGVVTSGYGDAGWGASGDRSYTACFDGTSSAAATVAGAVAVVQSAEIARDGTPLTPAEVRDLLVATGAPQVAPEEGRIGPRPDVAAAVARLGAGLPASPPAGEPAPPPSPPPAPPAPATAPAVTAVAPAAGAAGARVRGARAVRRVAAVRRVRASVDRRAGRLVLRLSGLAPRATVRVGGRRVRVARGRAVVRDPRLRRAATRRLIVTVTAPRRAGVTYAGARMRVVVPPRGAPRVARLRG; encoded by the coding sequence GTGCTCCGCCGCCCCATCGTCGCCCTGTCAGCCGCATGCGCGCTCGGCGCGGCCGCGCTGGGCGGCGCCGGCGCGGGGGAGCGCCCCGCCGCGCCTGCGCCCTCGGCCGAGCCGGCGCCGCCCCCGGCCGTCTGCCGCACCCCGCCGGCGGGCGCCTGGCCCGCGGTGGGCGACGCGGGCGCCGTGCCCGACCTCACGCCCTACCAGGACCACCTCGGCGCCCTCGGCGCCGGCGGCGCCGCCCGGGGCGCCGGCGTGCGCATCGCCGACGTCGAGTACGAGTGGCGCGAGCGCCACGTGGAGCTCGCCGGCCGCGGCCTGGCCGCCGGGCCCCTGACGGGCCTGCCCCCGGAGTACCGGTCGGCCGACCACGGTACGGCGGTCCTCGGCATCCTCGGCGGCGAGGACGACGGCGCGGGCATCAGCGGCATCGCGCCCGACGCCGAGCTCGTGCCCGTCGCGCCGCACTCGGCGGCCGGGGGCTACCGGCCCGCCGAGGCGATCCGCGACGCCGCCGCGCGCCTGGCCCCCGGCGACGTGCTGCTCGTGGAGCTGCAGGGGATGGTCGCGCAGGGGCCCGCCGACCCGGGCGTGCCGCGCTATACGCCGATCGAGTTCCTGCCGGGGGTGCGCGCCGCCATCCGCGAGGCGGTCGACGCCGGCATCACCGTCGTGGAGCCGGCGGGCAACGGCGACGGCGACATCGGCGCGCTGGCGCCGTGGCTGGCCGGGCCCGACGCGCCCGACCACAGCGGCGCCATCGTGGTGGGCGCCGGCGGCGGCGCGCAGGACGACTCGCCCGCCGCCGACCGTCAGCGCATCGAGGGCTCGAACTTCGGCGCCCGGGTCGACCTGCAGGGCCACGGCGCCGGCGTGGTGACGAGCGGCTACGGCGACGCGGGGTGGGGGGCGTCGGGCGACCGCTCCTACACGGCCTGCTTCGACGGCACCTCGAGCGCGGCGGCCACCGTGGCGGGCGCCGTGGCCGTGGTGCAGAGCGCCGAGATCGCACGCGACGGCACGCCGCTCACGCCGGCCGAGGTGCGCGACCTGCTCGTGGCCACCGGCGCGCCCCAGGTCGCCCCGGAGGAGGGCCGCATCGGCCCGCGGCCGGACGTCGCCGCGGCCGTCGCGCGGCTCGGCGCCGGGCTGCCGGCATCGCCGCCCGCGGGCGAGCCCGCGCCGCCGCCCTCGCCACCGCCCGCGCCGCCCGCGCCCGCGACCGCCCCCGCGGTGACGGCCGTCGCGCCCGCGGCCGGCGCGGCGGGCGCCCGCGTGCGCGGGGCCCGGGCGGTCCGCCGGGTCGCGGCGGTCCGGCGCGTCCGCGCGTCGGTGGACCGCCGGGCCGGCCGCCTCGTGCTGCGCCTGTCCGGCCTCGCGCCCCGGGCCACCGTGCGCGTGGGCGGGCGCCGGGTGCGCGTGGCGCGCGGCCGCGCCGTCGTGCGCGACCCGCGCCTGCGACGCGCCGCGACGCGCCGCCTGATCGTGACCGTGACGGCGCCGCGGCGCGCCGGCGTCACCTACGCCGGCGCGCGCATGCGGGTGGTGGTGCCGCCGCGCGGCGCGCCGCGCGTGGCGCGGCTGCGCGGCTGA
- a CDS encoding GatB/YqeY domain-containing protein, whose translation MAQDTTGVAARLDEDLKTAMRAGDKLRVGAIRRARAALKNAEIEARGPLGDDGAARVLRGLVKQHRESIEQFRAGGRDDLVQQETAEMAVLEPYLPAQMDEAAIEAVVSEVIAAEGASGPSDLGRVMKAVMGRVGSAADGKQVRAIAGRLLGGDR comes from the coding sequence ATGGCACAGGACACGACGGGCGTCGCCGCCCGCCTCGATGAGGACCTCAAGACCGCGATGCGCGCCGGCGACAAGCTGCGCGTCGGCGCGATCCGCCGCGCGCGGGCCGCGCTGAAGAACGCCGAGATCGAGGCCCGCGGGCCGCTCGGCGACGACGGGGCCGCGCGCGTGCTGCGCGGGCTGGTCAAGCAGCACCGCGAGTCGATCGAGCAGTTCCGGGCGGGCGGGCGCGACGACCTCGTGCAGCAGGAGACGGCCGAGATGGCCGTGCTCGAGCCGTACCTCCCCGCCCAGATGGACGAGGCCGCGATCGAGGCCGTCGTCTCGGAGGTCATCGCCGCCGAGGGGGCCTCGGGGCCCTCGGACCTCGGCCGCGTGATGAAGGCCGTCATGGGCCGCGTCGGCTCGGCCGCCGACGGCAAGCAGGTTCGCGCAATCGCTGGACGCCTCCTGGGAGGAGACCGATGA
- a CDS encoding TIGR02206 family membrane protein: MDAFSAEHLAVLAGTAVACVAIGAGARRAPADARWPRLAGWALAALLLANEVVFTVVHHLDVGLSARDDLPVHLTDVATLVAIAALWRPSPLAFELTYFWAFTATLQALITPDLGRSFPDYRWWWFVVAHSGVLAAATLLAWGLRRTPRPGAPLRVVAWTVPVAVAAGLASWAFDGNYMFLREPPGRGSLLDLMGPWPWYVASAAALALALFWLLDRPFGRRRAAARLVRVDRDGRM, encoded by the coding sequence ATGGACGCCTTCTCCGCCGAGCACCTCGCGGTCCTGGCGGGCACGGCCGTGGCCTGCGTGGCGATCGGCGCGGGGGCGCGCCGCGCGCCCGCGGACGCGCGGTGGCCGCGGCTGGCCGGGTGGGCGCTCGCGGCGCTCCTGCTGGCGAACGAGGTGGTCTTCACCGTGGTCCACCACCTCGACGTGGGGCTCTCCGCGCGCGACGACCTGCCCGTGCACCTGACCGACGTGGCGACGCTGGTCGCGATCGCGGCGCTGTGGCGCCCCTCCCCGCTGGCGTTCGAGCTGACGTACTTCTGGGCCTTCACCGCCACGCTGCAGGCGCTGATCACGCCGGACCTCGGCCGCTCGTTCCCCGACTACCGCTGGTGGTGGTTCGTGGTGGCCCACTCGGGCGTGCTCGCGGCGGCCACGCTGCTGGCGTGGGGGCTGCGCCGCACGCCGCGCCCCGGCGCCCCGCTGCGCGTCGTCGCGTGGACCGTGCCCGTCGCCGTGGCCGCGGGGCTCGCCTCGTGGGCGTTCGACGGCAACTACATGTTCCTGCGCGAGCCGCCCGGCAGGGGCAGCCTGCTCGACCTGATGGGCCCCTGGCCCTGGTACGTGGCGAGCGCCGCCGCGCTGGCCCTGGCGCTGTTCTGGCTGCTCGACCGGCCGTTCGGGCGGCGGCGCGCCGCGGCGCGGCTCGTTAGGGTCGACCGCGACGGGAGGATGTGA
- a CDS encoding replication-associated recombination protein A → MARRGGGPPQGDLFGEAVESRLQRSRPLAARMRPERIDEVVGQEALLGPGGALREAIVADRVPSMILYGPPGSGKTTLARVVAHSTSAAFEELSAVSATVADVRATMARARDRLAAGTRTVLFLDEIHRFNRAQQDALLPAVEDGLVTLIGATTQNPWYEVNAALVSRMRVWVLEPLGPRDVGRLLDRAAADERGLAGRVRLTPEARDAIVARAGGDARGALNLLEAAAAGTTDGAAISLDAVRAASGGRAVVYDRAGDAHYDTISAFIKSLRASDPDAAIYYLAVMLSGGEDPKFIARRLIVAASEDVGNADPRALQVAVAAGRAVEFVGLPEARISLAQATTYIALAPKSNAAYRAIDAALAEVEREGARRPPLALRDASVANARGLGHGAGYVYPHDHPDAVVEGSLMPEGLEDRVFYEPTDRGAEGELSARLRAIRARLREDDQPF, encoded by the coding sequence ATGGCCCGCCGCGGCGGCGGGCCGCCGCAGGGCGACCTCTTCGGCGAGGCGGTCGAGTCGCGCCTGCAGCGCTCGCGGCCGCTCGCCGCCCGCATGCGCCCGGAGCGCATCGACGAGGTCGTGGGCCAGGAGGCGCTGCTCGGCCCCGGCGGCGCGCTGCGCGAGGCGATCGTCGCCGACCGGGTGCCGTCGATGATCCTCTACGGGCCGCCGGGCAGCGGCAAGACGACCCTCGCCCGCGTCGTGGCCCACAGCACCTCGGCCGCGTTCGAGGAGCTGTCTGCGGTGTCGGCCACGGTCGCCGACGTGCGGGCGACCATGGCGCGGGCCCGCGACCGCCTGGCCGCCGGCACCCGCACGGTGCTCTTCCTCGACGAGATCCACCGCTTCAACCGCGCCCAGCAGGACGCCCTGCTGCCGGCGGTCGAGGACGGCCTCGTCACCCTCATCGGCGCCACCACCCAGAACCCCTGGTACGAGGTCAACGCGGCGCTCGTGTCGCGCATGCGCGTGTGGGTGCTGGAGCCGCTGGGCCCCCGCGACGTGGGGCGCCTGCTCGACCGCGCCGCGGCCGACGAGCGGGGCCTGGCCGGGCGGGTGCGCCTGACCCCCGAGGCCCGCGACGCGATCGTGGCCCGCGCGGGCGGCGACGCCCGGGGCGCGCTCAACCTGCTCGAGGCGGCCGCCGCCGGCACGACCGACGGCGCCGCCATCTCGCTCGACGCGGTGCGGGCCGCCTCCGGCGGCCGCGCCGTCGTCTACGACCGCGCCGGCGACGCCCACTACGACACCATCTCGGCGTTCATCAAGAGCCTGCGCGCCAGCGACCCGGACGCGGCGATCTACTACCTCGCCGTGATGCTGAGCGGCGGCGAGGACCCCAAGTTCATCGCGCGGCGGCTCATCGTGGCCGCCAGCGAGGACGTGGGCAACGCCGACCCGCGCGCCCTCCAGGTCGCCGTGGCCGCCGGCCGCGCCGTGGAGTTCGTGGGGCTCCCGGAGGCGCGCATCTCGCTCGCCCAGGCGACGACGTACATCGCGCTCGCGCCCAAGTCGAACGCCGCGTACCGCGCCATCGACGCCGCCCTGGCCGAGGTGGAGCGCGAGGGCGCCCGGCGGCCGCCGCTGGCGCTGCGCGACGCGAGCGTGGCCAACGCCCGCGGGCTGGGGCACGGGGCCGGCTACGTCTACCCCCACGACCACCCCGACGCCGTGGTGGAGGGCTCGCTCATGCCGGAGGGCCTCGAGGACCGGGTCTTCTACGAACCCACCGACCGCGGCGCCGAGGGCGAGCTGTCGGCCCGCCTGCGGGCCATCCGCGCCCGCCTGCGGGAGGACGACCAGCCCTTCTAG
- a CDS encoding MFS transporter, translating into MSATAPAVARPRADGGAIDRRGIALLASGHFVIDATVGAVPALIPVFTAIYALSDLAASMILGASLLISSAIQPFFGMLADRRATPAFLWGGVAVAAAGLALAGVAGGYAGVLACIVGSGLGIAAFHPEAARVANAISADRKATGVAWFMLGGNAGFAVGPLIAALFIPVLDARATLVFLVPGVVVAAWLHAERRRLAVPVPPRLPRAARAVRRASTGAVALLLLVTSMRTWTQFCALALVPLLLTDERGFSDQAAGFAVVAFSGAGAAGTLAGAWLADRVGGRRMLVWSMPVVGPLLAAFILLDGAPAIVPLAAAGFVLMSSFSVTVVMGQEYMPDQLALAAGLMIGFGAIGSAPPGLAIFGALADAAGREAALWGVAALPLIGGLLALALPAGRRAGEAV; encoded by the coding sequence ATGAGCGCGACCGCCCCCGCCGTCGCCCGCCCCCGCGCCGACGGCGGCGCGATCGACCGCCGCGGCATCGCGCTGCTCGCCTCGGGACACTTCGTGATCGACGCGACCGTGGGCGCCGTGCCGGCGCTCATCCCGGTCTTCACCGCGATCTACGCGCTCTCGGACCTGGCGGCCAGCATGATCCTGGGCGCGTCGCTGCTGATCTCGTCGGCGATCCAGCCGTTCTTCGGGATGCTGGCCGACCGGCGCGCCACGCCGGCCTTCCTGTGGGGCGGCGTGGCGGTCGCGGCCGCCGGCCTCGCCCTGGCCGGTGTGGCGGGCGGCTACGCGGGGGTGCTCGCCTGCATCGTGGGCTCAGGCCTCGGCATCGCGGCCTTCCACCCGGAGGCCGCCCGGGTCGCCAACGCCATCTCGGCCGACCGCAAGGCGACGGGCGTCGCCTGGTTCATGCTCGGCGGCAACGCCGGCTTCGCGGTGGGACCGCTCATCGCCGCGCTCTTCATCCCCGTCCTCGACGCGCGGGCCACGCTCGTCTTCCTCGTGCCCGGCGTGGTGGTCGCCGCGTGGCTGCACGCCGAGCGGCGCCGGCTCGCCGTGCCGGTGCCGCCGCGGCTGCCGCGCGCGGCCCGCGCGGTGCGCCGGGCGAGCACCGGCGCGGTGGCCCTGCTCCTGCTCGTGACCAGCATGCGCACGTGGACCCAGTTCTGCGCCCTCGCGCTGGTGCCGCTGCTGCTGACCGACGAGCGCGGCTTCTCGGACCAGGCGGCCGGCTTCGCGGTCGTCGCCTTCTCGGGCGCCGGCGCCGCCGGCACCCTCGCCGGCGCCTGGCTGGCCGACCGGGTGGGCGGGCGGCGGATGCTGGTCTGGAGCATGCCCGTGGTGGGCCCCCTGCTCGCCGCGTTCATCCTGCTGGACGGGGCGCCGGCGATCGTCCCCCTGGCGGCCGCGGGCTTCGTGCTGATGTCGTCCTTCTCGGTGACGGTGGTGATGGGCCAGGAGTACATGCCGGACCAGCTCGCCCTGGCGGCCGGGCTGATGATCGGCTTCGGCGCGATCGGGTCCGCCCCGCCGGGCCTGGCGATCTTCGGCGCGCTCGCCGACGCGGCCGGCCGCGAGGCCGCCCTGTGGGGCGTCGCGGCGCTGCCGCTGATCGGCGGGCTGCTCGCCCTCGCGCTGCCCGCCGGGCGCCGGGCGGGGGAGGCGGTCTGA